A window from Bradysia coprophila strain Holo2 chromosome X unlocalized genomic scaffold, BU_Bcop_v1 contig_20, whole genome shotgun sequence encodes these proteins:
- the LOC119068738 gene encoding xaa-Pro aminopeptidase 1, translating into MNGIHILLIAIFTVLETSHAHGHFQGIDRPRCQNGHGHPVKLHSDTRSRVYDLRRLMANRNPNQALSAYIVTSFDDHQNEDVANCDKRREFISGFSGLRADVVITQKSLALWAPERYLAQANAELDCDWTIFDMQNYPSITDWIGSELPADSRVGADPQTIPHFLWSKYDTHLHRKLIRLVKVSRNLVDEVWKSRPPPNNYEIFVHPVVFAGEKWQTKIMSLRLRLVETRSDAIIITSLTEISYLLNLRSNDLPHTPVVKAYLIVSHNETVLYVDKARITLGIELHLKANPCFIGDLCVRVRHYSNIWHDIKSYSHRWHNVIVPSHCAFDKGASESIYSSLPKDIIQSIPSPVILMRAQKNDIEREGMRKAHIMDAVAMCETLSYLEQKFKAGHKLTEVSVSKIVDYSRTGSPSNKGLSMKTIVSYGRHSAVPHFEVFNGMDTEIGDDSVLIIESGGQYLEGTTKVTRTLHFGTPTSEHRTAYTNVLKGIITSATLDFPVRLKMSEVDALTRVHVWGAHYDNKLSTGHGIGSFSSIKESPIKIDSTEEANLTFKAGYFFSNEPAYYKPHQFGIRLSSVIEVEDIEKRDPTGVPFLAFKDISLVPFDMKLIDTSALSTEEKRWLNRYNADIRQLVGEELKKQPSAQAFFWMMNQTGHIIEYYPESEFRKHNNANCQIQWSLLSLFVIMFGIIL; encoded by the exons ATGAATGGAATACACATACTACTGATCGCCATTTTCACAG ttttggAAACTTCACATGCACACGGTCACTTTCAAGGAATCGATCGGCCGAGATGTCAAAATGGTCATGGTCATCCG GTCAAATTACACAGTGACACAAGAAGTCGCGTTTACGATTTACGACGCCTCATGGCTAATAGAAATCCCAATCAAGCACTTAGTGCATACATAGTTACATCATTCGACGACCATCAAAATGAGGATGTCGCTAATTGTGATAAGCGGAGAGAATTTATCAGTGGCTTTTCTGGATTGAGAGCTGATGTTGTGATAACACAAAAATCGTTGGCTTTGTGGGCGCCGGAACGTTACCTAGCCCAAGCCAATGCCGAACTTGACTGTGATTGGACAATATTTGATATGCAAAATTATCCCAGTATTACGGATTGGATTGGA tcaGAATTGCCTGCAGACAGTAGGGTCGGCGCTGATCCACAAACAATACCACATTTCCTATGGAGCAAGTATGATACACATCTACACAGAAAATTGATACGTTTGGTGAAAGTTAGTCGAAATTTGGTGGACGAAGTGTGGAAAAGTAGACCTCCTCCAAATAACTATGAGATTTTTGTGCATCCGGTAGTGTTTGCTGGAGAAAAATGGCAGACGAAAATAATGAGCCTGCGATTGCGATTGGTCGAGACCAGAAGTGATGCCATCATAATAACGTCACTGACCGAAATCTCGTATCTGCTGAATTTAAGGTCGAATGATTTGCCACATACTCCGGTCGTTAAG GCGTATCTCATAGTAAGCCACAATGAAACAGTGTTGTATGTCGACAAAGCTCGAATCACTTTGGGAATAGAGCTGCATTTGAAAGCTAATCCCTGTTTTATAGGTGACTTATGCGTGAG AGTGAGACACTATTCAAACATCTGGCATGATATCAAGTCGTATTCCCATCGCTGGCACAATGTGATAGTTCCTTCACATTGTGCATTTGATAAGGGAGCATCGGAATCGATTTATTCTTCATTGCCCAAAGACATTATCCAAAGTATTCCCTCGCCAGTCATTCTGATGAGAGCACAAAAGAACGACATTGAACGTGAAGGCATGCGAAAAGCACATATTATGGATGCAGTTGCTATGTGCGAAACGTTGAGCTACTTGGAGCAGAAG TTCAAGGCAGGCCATAAACTAACTGAAGTATCAGTGTCTAAGATAGTAGACTATTCAAGAACTGGTTCACCATCCAACAAAGGCTTATCGATGAAAACGATCGTATCGTATGGACGACACAGTGCCGTACCTCACTTTGAGGTTTTCAACGGCATGGACACTGAAATCGGCGATGACAGTGTCTTGATTATTGAGTCTGGCGGACAGTACTTAGAAGGAACTACCAAAGTAACGCGAACACTTCATTTCGGTACACCAACTTCCGAACATAGAACTGCCTACACTAATGTGTTGAAGGGAATTATAACGTCCGCAACGTTGGACTTCCCAGTGAGATTGAAAATGTCCGAGGTGGATGCTCTGACGAG aGTTCATGTGTGGGGAGCACATTACGATAACAAATTATCAACTGGCCATGGAATTGGATCATTTTCGTCCATTAAAGAAT CTCCAATAAAAATAGACTCAACTGAGGAAGCAAACCTGACGTTTAAGGCTGGCTACTTTTTCTCCAATG AACCAGCATATTATAAGCCCCATCAATTCGGTATCCGTCTCAGCAGTGTAATTGAAGTCGAAGATATAGAAAAGCGTGACCCTACCGGCGTTCCATTTCTAGCATTCAAAGATATTAGCTTGGTTCCGTTTGATATGAAACTAATCGACACGTCAGCACTATCAACAGAAGAG AAACGTTGGCTGAATAGATACAATGCCGACATTCGACAATTGGTGGGAGAGGAATTAAAGAAGCAACCCAGCGCACAGGCATTTTTCTGGATGATGAACCAAACAGGTCACATAATTGAGTACTATCCGGAATCGGAATTTCGAAAGCATAATAACGCAAATTGCCAGATACAGTGGTCATTACTTTCACTGTTTGTTATAATGTTCGGTATAATTTTATGA
- the LOC119068737 gene encoding integrator complex subunit 7, whose amino-acid sequence MSNSNLGGTRINSFNENFLNECDQDANSVLTELDKGLRSTKIGEQCEAIVRFPKLFEKYPFPILINSSFLKLAEFFRYGSNLIRLWILRVCQQSEKHLEKILNVDEFVKRIFTVIHTNDPIARALALRTLGAVAGVIPEKQQVHHAIRRALDSHDTVEVEAAIHSSVLFAAQSKTFAISMCSKVASMIESLQTPISMKLQLIPVLRHMHHDGNTAALVKTLCINLLPKYPSENFVVVILDSLTQLSCATLIDIPDQVNLLLTFLQDPRKRVRYQILRSMLSLAQKGAHLWPKGALRNLISKAMTCNDLGNEQSLVLSVVLTLTDCPVTCNALLNEEQSLLVELCSNCLVLEHHTAASQALGILTSLVSYCYTEKISPPPEYMEQINLHLESLIYSSLMNEKLVNELRQYLKCGIRLSEKNLEFAEEFVEVIGGILTDDFVYPTKHSILMCETLGALCSQFCNNKYSVATANTSSDMAMNVDGPNHPFQELLPNLLRKLEAIVDNNFDKDQVRFVEILSAVCLQSMLGHFMPQNVIDVFDKVSLVTSYWTQYRIARSASRYGQHYFASRLYHKLATHVSVEKLHFFLSALAQISKAECILIHGFEYETLLLNYPAIDPNLQSVSPIPPLIISERLERAVELYWKALATLKASSSPSHPFTFQSEFVRLRATFLEALFNLVIIKNTQSITPPPAIAQTLAQKDQLQKFGHVTNQLRNAVKSIKACEDMYGKLYKSAFDADPCTLEYLEITQHICGILGQSIETICFVQPSDPPNIPIEGSYPETKYLINCCKKVKKELSYLPVEQGNMKTITNKHTDVIMNQIEIIMQSPVCMPRFFFQVLQNTSIKLSISPQPRAAGDPVVVQPGSSLVVKVEGVIQHYGRIPSLFRSIEAIQLTLTSQLITPKNTDFKSANDTITLTQTVKPHRDFLTGSFLLPLTNMQMTGQFGAPAPVGGQWQVTLEACGVIDGNSQLWTTGPKSTLLIRVPDDPSKQSSSSGPIRRF is encoded by the exons ATGTCGAATTCCAATCTAGGTGGAACGCGTATCaattcatttaatgaaaatttcctGAACGAATGTGACCAGGACGCAAATTCTGTACTTACAGAACTCGACAAAG GTCTTCGTTCAACAAAAATCGGAGAACAATGTGAAGCAATTGTACGGTTCCCGAAACTGTTCGAGAAATATCCGTTTCCCATTCTGATCAACTCTTCATTCTTAAAATTAGCAGAGTTTTTCCGCTACGG ATCCAACCTCATTCGACTATGGATCTTGCGCGTCTGTCAGCAAAGTGAAAAACATTTGGAGAAGATCTTGAACGTCGACGAATTTGTCAAACGAATCTTCACTGTGATCCATACCAATGATCCGATTGCCAGAGCGCTTGCATTGAGAACATTGGGTGCTGTAGCTGGtgttattccagaaaaacaacAAGTTCACCATGCCATTCGAAGAGCATTGGACAGTCACGATACTGTTGAGGTCGAAGCTGCTATCCACTCTAGTGTATTATTTGCTGCTCAGTCAAA AACGTTTGCCATTAGTATGTGCTCAAAGGTGGCATCGATGATCGAATCTCTCCAAACGCCAATCAGTATGAAACTTCAACTTATTCCAGTCTTGCGACACATGCATCACGATGGAAATACTGCCGCTCTGGTCAAAACGTTGTGCATCAATTTGCTGCCGAAATATCCATCCGAAAATTTTGTCGTCGTAATTTTGGATTCGCTAACACAACTTTCGTGCGCAACGTTGATTGATATTCCGGATCAAGTTAATTTGTTGCTTACATTTTTACAAGATCCCCGGAAACGTGTTCGGTATCAAATCCTGCGGTCCATGTTGTCGTTGGCACAGAAAGGTGCTCATTTATGGCCGAAAGGAGCTCTACGAAATTTGATTTCTAAAGCGATGACGTGCAA TGATCTGGGCAATGAACAGAGTCTTGTCTTATCCGTGGTGCTTACACTGACCGATTGTCCCGTTACATGCAACGCCCTGCTCAACGAAGAACAGTCACTTCTGGTGGAATTATGCTCCAATTGTTTGGTGTTGGAACATCACACTGCTGCTAGTCAAGCATTGGGCATACTAACGAGCCTCGTTTCGTATTGCTACACTGAAAAAATTAGTCCGCCGCCCGAGTACATGGAACAAATCAATTTACATTTGGAAAGTCTAATTTACTCGTCACTGATGAACGAGAAACTGGTCAATGAACTGAGACAGTATTTGAAATGCGGAATAAGATTGTCggagaaaaatttggaatttgcCGAAGAATTCGTCGAAGTGATTGGGGGAATATTGACCGACGATTTTG TTTATCCGACCAAAcattcgattctaatgtgcGAAACGCTCGGTGCATTATGCTCTCAATTTTGCAACAACAAATACTCGGTAGCCACTGCAAATACATCGTCCGATATGGCAATGAATGTCGATGGACCGAACCATCCGTTTCAAGAATTGCTACCGAATTTACTGCGTAAACTTGAAGCAATAGTTGACAATAACTTTGACAAAGACCAAGTCCGGTTCGTTGAAATTCTGTCGGCCGTTTGCTTGCAATCGATGCTCGGCCATTTCATGccacaaaatgtaattgatgTGTTCGACAAAGTGTCTCTCGTAACTAGCTACTGGACACAATATCGCATCGCTCGATCCGCTTcaag ATATGGCCAGCACTACTTCGCATCCAGATTATATCACAAACTGGCCACCCATGTGTCGGTAGAGAAATTGCACTTTTTCCTCTCAGCCTTGGCACAAATTTCGAAAGCGGAATGCATTCTGATACACGGATTTGAATATGAAACGCTGCTATTGAATTACCCAGCCATCGATCCCAATCTGCAATCAGTATCCCCCATCCCACCGTTGATAATATCCGAACGTTTAGAAAGAGCGGTCGAATTGTACTGGAAAGCACTGGCCACACTGAAAGCGAGCTCATCCCCGTCGCATCCATTCACATTTCAATCGGAATTTGTTCGTCTAAGAGCTACGTTCTTGGAGGCACTGTTCAATTTGGTAATCATAAAAAATACGCAAAGCATTACACCACCACCGGCTATCGCACAGACATTGGCACAAAAAGATCAATTGCAAAAATTTGGCCATGTGACCAATCAATTGAGGAACGCTGTTAAGTCGATCAAAGCTTGTGAGGACATGTATGGGAAATTGTATAAGTCAGCATTCGATGCCGATCCATGTACACTTGAGTATCTGGAAAT AACACAACACATTTGCGGAATTCTTGGCCAGTCCATTGAAACGATCTGCTTTGTTCAACCATCCGATCCGCCTAACATTCCGATCGAAGGATCTTATCCCGAAACGAAGTATCTCATCAATTGTTGCAAGAAAGTGAAAAAAGAGCTGTCCTATTTGCCGGTTGAACAGGGAAACATGAAAACCATTACCAACAAGCACACAGACGTCATCATGAATCAAATTGAGATCATAATGCAGTCACCCGTTTGCATGCCAAGATTCTTTTTCCAAGTGCTACAAAACACTTCCATCAAACTGTCGATTAGTCCACAACCTCGTGCTGCTGGCGATCCCGTCGTTGTTCAACCGGGCAGTAGTTTAGTCGTTAAAGTCGAAGGTGTTATTCAGCATTACGGTCGAATACCGAGTCTCTTCCGTTCGATTGAAGCTATCCAGTTGACCTTGACGTCACAGTTAATAACACCAAAAAATACTGATTTTAAATCAGCAAACGACACAATCACCCTAACACAAACGGTTAAACCGCATCGAGATTTTTTGACCGGTAGCTTTTTGCTGCCGCTGACGAATATGCAAATGACTGGACAATTCGGTGCGCCGGCACCAGTCGGTGGACAATGGCAGGTCACATTGGAAGCATGTGGAGTTATCGATGGAAATAGTCAATTGTGGACGACTGGTCCAAAGAG CACGTTATTGATTCGAGTACCTGACGATCCATCAAAACAGTCGAGCAGTAGTGGTCCAATTAGACGCTTCTAa